A genome region from Candidatus Microthrix parvicella Bio17-1 includes the following:
- a CDS encoding homoserine dehydrogenase, whose translation MTSTEVTVGVLGAGNVGSALIELIDAHGDDIETRTGLRLRVVRVAVRSMSKERGVALDPAIVTTDAAEVVADPAVDLVVELMGGIEPARELIVAALNAGKPVVTANKELLANVGSELADVAEANGVDLLYEAAVVAGIPFIRPLRESLVGEPISRIMGIVNGTTNYILSQMDTEGVSYGDALASAQSLGYAERDPTADVEGLDAAAKAAIMASIAFGVRVVAGDVANEGISKVSAADISFARRLGYTIKLLAICERFDDGSVAARVHPAMVPIEHPLAGVRDSYNAVFVEGDVVGNLMFYGRGAGGGPTASAVLGDVIDAASNLSRGTHASVGHLAKAKLRSVDDLASPYYVNVEVRDRPGVLAAVASVFGDHGVSIRSMEQEGLGDDARIVFITHESTERDVQACLSDLKRLEAVDRVASVLRVISE comes from the coding sequence ATGACCTCGACGGAGGTCACCGTCGGCGTGCTGGGGGCGGGCAACGTTGGCTCAGCGCTGATCGAGTTGATCGACGCGCACGGCGACGACATCGAGACCCGCACCGGACTCAGGCTGCGGGTGGTGCGGGTGGCGGTGCGCTCGATGTCCAAGGAGCGCGGCGTGGCGCTGGACCCGGCGATCGTCACCACCGATGCCGCCGAGGTTGTGGCCGACCCGGCGGTCGACCTGGTGGTCGAGTTGATGGGGGGCATCGAGCCCGCTCGCGAGTTGATCGTCGCCGCGTTGAATGCCGGCAAGCCGGTGGTCACCGCCAACAAGGAACTGCTGGCCAACGTAGGCAGCGAGTTGGCCGACGTCGCCGAGGCCAACGGTGTCGACCTGCTGTACGAGGCGGCCGTCGTTGCCGGTATTCCGTTCATCCGACCGCTGCGCGAGTCGCTGGTGGGTGAGCCGATCAGCCGCATCATGGGCATCGTCAACGGCACCACCAACTACATCCTCTCGCAGATGGACACCGAGGGGGTCAGCTACGGCGATGCGCTGGCGAGCGCCCAGAGCCTGGGGTATGCCGAGCGCGACCCCACCGCAGATGTCGAGGGTCTCGATGCTGCGGCCAAGGCGGCAATCATGGCGTCGATTGCCTTCGGCGTTCGCGTGGTGGCGGGCGACGTGGCCAACGAGGGCATCTCTAAGGTGTCGGCGGCCGACATCAGCTTCGCTCGACGACTCGGCTACACGATCAAGCTGCTGGCCATCTGTGAGCGTTTCGATGACGGCTCGGTGGCCGCCCGGGTACACCCGGCCATGGTGCCGATCGAACACCCGTTGGCCGGGGTGCGCGACAGCTACAACGCCGTGTTCGTCGAGGGTGACGTGGTGGGCAACCTGATGTTCTACGGCCGGGGGGCGGGCGGTGGGCCGACCGCGTCGGCCGTGCTGGGCGACGTGATCGATGCCGCCTCCAACCTGTCGCGGGGCACCCACGCCTCGGTTGGTCACCTGGCCAAGGCCAAGTTGCGCAGCGTGGACGATCTCGCCAGCCCCTATTACGTGAACGTTGAGGTTCGTGATCGGCCCGGCGTGCTTGCTGCGGTGGCGTCGGTGTTCGGCGACCACGGCGTATCGATCCGGTCGATGGAACAGGAGGGGCTGGGCGACGACGCCCGCATCGTGTTCATCACCCATGAGTCCACCGAACGGGACGTGCAGGCCTGCCTGAGCGACCTGAAGCGACTCGAAGCCGTCGATCGGGTGGCCTCGGTGCTTCGCGTCATCAGTGAGTAG
- the lysA gene encoding diaminopimelate decarboxylase, translated as MTTSPRPDARSRPVPRQLLPDTAETDGDGSLLIGGCRVVDLAEEFGTPLFVYDEAHLRARCQEAIAAFDGKVAYASKAFLCRAMAKLAYEEGMSIDVATGGEYGIARAAGVPAASLVFHGNNKSGVELNMALRDGVGRVVVDSFDELDRIEALVADGAPAPRVLIRVNPGIEVHTLDEVATGVPDSKFGFPLAAGDAERALARAGGSGAMELVGTHIHIGSQVFSAANFADALATLGPTVRGWGLDEFVVGGGLGVPYVTGEEAPTITQWAAGIRRACDELGITAAVSAEPGRSIAAAAGITVYRVGTIKEIEGVRTYVAVDGGMSDNPRPVLYGSGYETFLPRSVAAERPRTITLVGKHCESGDKLVVDGAVPDDLMVGDVIATPVTGAYGQSMGSNYNKVLRPPVVFVADGDARLVVRRETLEDLLATDVG; from the coding sequence GTGACGACCTCCCCCCGACCGGACGCTCGCTCCCGGCCCGTGCCCCGCCAATTGCTGCCCGACACCGCCGAAACCGATGGCGACGGCTCGCTGCTCATCGGCGGGTGCCGCGTGGTCGACCTGGCCGAGGAGTTCGGCACGCCGCTTTTTGTGTACGACGAGGCCCACCTTCGCGCCCGTTGTCAGGAGGCGATCGCGGCCTTTGACGGGAAGGTCGCCTACGCCTCCAAGGCCTTTCTGTGTCGGGCGATGGCCAAGCTGGCATATGAGGAGGGAATGAGCATCGATGTGGCCACCGGCGGCGAGTACGGCATCGCTCGTGCGGCCGGGGTGCCTGCCGCGTCGTTGGTGTTTCACGGCAACAACAAGTCGGGCGTGGAATTGAACATGGCGCTGCGCGACGGCGTCGGTCGGGTGGTGGTCGACAGCTTTGATGAGCTCGACCGTATCGAGGCGTTGGTGGCGGACGGCGCTCCGGCGCCACGGGTTTTGATCCGGGTGAACCCCGGGATCGAGGTGCACACCCTCGACGAGGTGGCAACCGGCGTGCCGGACTCGAAGTTCGGTTTCCCGCTGGCGGCGGGTGACGCCGAACGGGCGCTCGCCCGCGCCGGTGGCAGTGGCGCCATGGAGTTGGTGGGCACCCACATCCACATCGGCTCGCAGGTGTTCTCGGCCGCCAACTTCGCAGATGCGCTCGCCACCCTGGGCCCCACCGTTCGGGGCTGGGGTCTGGACGAGTTCGTCGTCGGCGGCGGACTGGGTGTCCCCTATGTTACGGGGGAGGAGGCGCCCACGATCACCCAGTGGGCGGCCGGCATCCGTCGGGCGTGCGACGAGTTGGGGATCACCGCCGCCGTGTCGGCCGAGCCTGGCAGATCGATCGCTGCCGCAGCCGGCATCACGGTCTATCGGGTGGGCACGATCAAGGAGATCGAGGGTGTCCGCACCTACGTGGCGGTGGATGGAGGCATGTCGGACAACCCCCGACCCGTGCTCTACGGGTCGGGCTACGAGACCTTCCTCCCGCGGTCGGTTGCGGCCGAACGGCCGAGAACGATCACGCTGGTGGGCAAGCACTGCGAGTCGGGCGACAAGCTGGTGGTGGACGGCGCCGTCCCCGATGACCTCATGGTTGGCGACGTGATCGCCACGCCGGTCACCGGCGCCTACGGGCAGTCGATGGGGTCCAACTACAACAAGGTGCTGCGCCCACCGGTGGTGTTTGTGGCCGATGGCGATGCCAGGCTGGTCGTCCGGCGGGAGACCCTCGAAGACCTGCTCGCCACCGACGTGGGCTGA
- a CDS encoding Fic family protein, giving the protein MQVKRFENSPTGKLVPIDVEEGGRRVQHVAFVPAPLPAALDLEARTWSAAVNAAHHLGRLDALARELLPNPMLVARPTIRREAVSTSALEGTFARAAEVLSSEIDEDLPRSQAVTEVINFIRATEQGIERRSTLPISTRFACELQHTLLAGTPSEDWQTGKIRQTQVLIGPYKGCSVLEASYIPPPADYLADGLTAWETWIHDDNDLHPIVRVAAAHYQFEALHPFTDGNGRIGRLIAILQLIDYDLLTEPLLNLSPYFEVRSDKYRHLLREVSIRGAWDEWISFFCEALSAQASDAESRIRSLLAWRRNTMEMLRANRVKGVALTVTEKLIEFPTLTVKHISKAHGVSPQAANNAAHRLMQLGVLEEVTGRSYNRVFQATEVFSILFRSPDRPEPGL; this is encoded by the coding sequence ATGCAGGTCAAGCGGTTCGAAAACTCACCGACTGGCAAGCTTGTCCCGATAGACGTCGAGGAGGGCGGCAGACGAGTTCAGCACGTCGCTTTCGTTCCAGCTCCCTTGCCCGCTGCGCTGGATCTTGAAGCGCGAACGTGGTCTGCCGCCGTCAACGCAGCACACCACCTCGGGCGGCTGGACGCCCTGGCGCGTGAGTTGCTCCCGAATCCGATGCTTGTGGCCCGGCCAACTATCCGACGTGAGGCGGTGAGTACCTCCGCCCTTGAGGGCACGTTTGCTCGAGCCGCCGAAGTTCTCAGTTCCGAAATCGATGAGGACCTTCCAAGAAGCCAGGCGGTCACCGAGGTGATCAACTTCATCCGTGCCACCGAGCAGGGCATCGAGCGTCGCTCCACGCTCCCGATCAGCACCCGCTTCGCGTGCGAGCTTCAACACACCCTTCTCGCAGGCACCCCGAGCGAAGACTGGCAGACCGGCAAGATACGACAGACCCAGGTACTCATCGGCCCCTACAAGGGCTGCAGCGTCCTTGAAGCCAGCTACATCCCGCCACCAGCCGACTATCTCGCCGATGGGCTGACCGCGTGGGAGACATGGATCCACGATGACAACGACCTGCACCCCATCGTCCGCGTCGCCGCCGCTCACTATCAGTTCGAGGCGCTGCACCCATTCACCGATGGAAATGGCCGAATCGGGCGGCTCATCGCGATCTTGCAACTGATCGACTACGACCTCCTGACCGAGCCCTTGCTCAACCTGTCGCCCTACTTCGAAGTTCGGTCCGACAAGTACCGTCACCTCCTCCGCGAGGTGAGCATCCGGGGGGCTTGGGACGAATGGATCTCGTTCTTCTGTGAAGCGCTATCGGCGCAAGCCTCCGATGCCGAGTCACGCATTCGCAGTCTTCTCGCCTGGCGGAGGAACACCATGGAGATGCTTCGAGCGAATCGCGTCAAGGGCGTCGCCCTCACGGTGACGGAAAAGCTCATCGAGTTTCCGACACTGACCGTGAAACACATCAGCAAAGCTCACGGGGTCAGTCCTCAGGCTGCGAACAACGCCGCTCATCGACTCATGCAGCTGGGCGTCCTCGAGGAAGTCACCGGACGCTCCTACAACCGCGTCTTCCAAGCAACGGAGGTCTTCAGCATCCTCTTCCGCAGCCCAGACCGGCCAGAACCAGGCCTGTAG
- a CDS encoding RCC1 domain-containing protein codes for MTAGFEVGVGPVTRLTNNPGWNVDGYLDGSIASGPLGQGSPDGGTYQPGEDTTDTTPLPPGSPTAITAGDFHTCAVLQNGTAKCWGNNSVGQLGDGTTTTRLTPTTVTGL; via the coding sequence ATGACCGCCGGATTCGAAGTCGGGGTCGGGCCCGTCACCCGCCTCACCAACAACCCGGGCTGGAACGTCGACGGCTACCTTGACGGCAGCATCGCATCCGGTCCTCTCGGTCAAGGCAGCCCCGACGGTGGCACCTACCAGCCAGGCGAGGACACCACCGACACCACACCCCTCCCGCCAGGCTCCCCAACAGCGATCACCGCCGGCGACTTCCACACGTGCGCGGTTCTTCAGAACGGCACCGCCAAATGCTGGGGAAACAACAGCGTCGGGCAGTTGGGGGACGGCACCACCACCACCCGGTTGACACCCACCACGGTCACCGGGCTCTGA
- a CDS encoding ISL3 family transposase, whose amino-acid sequence MLALPALTVTKVTVGGGTVILDIRHTRPLLRCPCGWSTRAVHSRSTRRWRHLDCFGMKTVLQGEIRRLSCRACGRVVTEEIPWARTRARHTIAFEQLVAWWTQRSDRTTVATALRVQWKSVTAIISRVVAEQLTDARFDGLTRLGVDEISHAKGHRFLTVVVDQTSGATLWVGEGKNAATLGTFYELLGPERCERIEAVSMDMAYAYPAATRKATNATICWDPFHVVMHLNKAVTATIRWSKLTKTGLPLSGDEARDLRWALLKKPSDHTDTQAAVLKRHQRSHHAIWRAQQLKERFRGLYQLDNPTHATAYLERWLASACRSQIRPMVKVSQLVRDHKEGIIASVELGLSNSRLEGTNSKIRLLNHRGYGHHSANTFIPIIYLACAGITTRLPWEPKPIVTSPRPTA is encoded by the coding sequence ATGCTCGCCCTTCCCGCACTCACCGTCACCAAAGTGACCGTCGGGGGTGGCACCGTGATCCTCGATATTCGCCACACCCGACCGCTTCTGCGGTGCCCGTGCGGATGGTCCACCCGGGCGGTCCACAGCCGCTCGACACGCCGCTGGCGACACCTCGACTGCTTCGGCATGAAAACCGTTCTCCAAGGAGAGATCCGACGGCTCTCATGCCGGGCGTGCGGCCGGGTGGTCACCGAGGAGATCCCGTGGGCCAGAACCCGCGCACGCCACACCATCGCGTTCGAACAACTCGTCGCCTGGTGGACCCAACGCTCCGACCGCACCACCGTCGCCACCGCGTTGCGGGTCCAGTGGAAATCGGTCACCGCGATCATTAGCCGGGTCGTCGCCGAGCAGCTCACCGACGCCCGCTTCGACGGGCTCACCCGCCTCGGAGTCGACGAGATCTCCCACGCGAAAGGCCACCGGTTCCTCACCGTCGTCGTCGACCAAACGTCGGGTGCGACCCTCTGGGTCGGGGAAGGCAAGAACGCTGCCACCCTCGGCACCTTCTACGAACTGCTCGGCCCCGAACGCTGCGAGAGGATCGAAGCGGTCTCGATGGACATGGCCTACGCCTACCCAGCAGCGACCCGCAAAGCCACGAACGCGACGATCTGTTGGGACCCGTTCCACGTCGTCATGCACCTCAACAAGGCAGTCACAGCAACAATTCGCTGGTCCAAACTCACCAAAACCGGGCTCCCGCTTTCCGGCGACGAAGCCCGCGATCTCCGGTGGGCGCTGCTCAAGAAGCCGTCCGATCACACCGACACCCAAGCGGCGGTGTTGAAACGTCACCAGCGTTCTCACCACGCGATCTGGCGGGCCCAACAACTCAAGGAACGCTTCCGGGGCCTCTACCAACTCGACAATCCGACCCACGCCACCGCCTACCTTGAACGATGGTTGGCCTCGGCGTGCCGGTCCCAGATCCGGCCGATGGTCAAAGTGTCCCAGCTCGTCCGCGACCACAAAGAGGGGATCATCGCGTCGGTCGAGTTGGGCCTGTCGAACTCGCGTCTTGAAGGCACCAACTCGAAGATCCGGCTCCTCAACCACCGGGGCTACGGACACCACAGCGCCAACACGTTCATCCCCATCATCTACCTCGCGTGCGCCGGCATCACCACACGCCTCCCATGGGAACCCAAACCGATCGTGACGTCGCCCCGACCGACCGCCTAA
- a CDS encoding SDR family NAD(P)-dependent oxidoreductase: MTAHEPAGDPAPVRSPGELFDLTGQVAIVTGASSGLGRRFGRVLHASGAHVVLAARREDRLVDLAAELNGLPGNARAVAQACDVSDEVATRALVDRAVAEFGTVDVVVNNAGVGDGKRAIDETNDRVRAMLEVNLVGLFTLSRQAATVMLANGEGSIINIASVLGLVASAPVQQAAYCAAKGGVVNLTRQLGAEWGRKGVRVNAIAPGWFHSEMTAETMFDDPAAMDFVLRETPMGRAGEADELDGALLFLASGASRFVTGITLPVDGGWTAR, encoded by the coding sequence ATGACCGCACACGAACCTGCCGGCGACCCGGCGCCGGTCCGATCGCCTGGGGAACTGTTTGACCTCACCGGGCAGGTCGCCATCGTCACGGGGGCGTCGTCCGGGCTGGGTCGGCGATTCGGCCGGGTGTTGCACGCCTCGGGTGCGCACGTGGTGCTCGCCGCCCGGCGGGAGGACCGCCTGGTCGATCTGGCTGCCGAGCTGAACGGGCTGCCGGGGAACGCCCGGGCCGTTGCTCAGGCCTGCGATGTGTCCGACGAGGTGGCCACTCGGGCGCTGGTCGATCGTGCGGTGGCCGAGTTTGGCACCGTCGACGTGGTGGTCAACAACGCCGGGGTGGGCGACGGCAAGCGGGCGATCGATGAGACCAACGATCGGGTCCGCGCGATGTTGGAGGTCAACCTGGTGGGGCTCTTCACCCTGTCGCGCCAAGCGGCGACGGTGATGCTTGCGAACGGTGAAGGAAGCATCATCAACATCGCGTCGGTGCTGGGCCTGGTCGCCTCCGCCCCGGTGCAGCAGGCCGCCTATTGCGCGGCCAAGGGTGGCGTGGTCAACCTCACCAGGCAGCTGGGCGCCGAGTGGGGCCGCAAGGGGGTTCGGGTCAACGCGATCGCGCCCGGATGGTTCCATTCCGAGATGACCGCCGAAACCATGTTCGACGACCCTGCAGCCATGGACTTCGTGCTCCGCGAGACCCCGATGGGGCGCGCAGGCGAGGCCGACGAACTCGATGGCGCCCTGTTGTTCCTCGCCTCGGGCGCCTCCCGTTTCGTCACGGGCATCACCCTGCCGGTCGACGGGGGTTGGACGGCGCGCTGA
- a CDS encoding TetR/AcrR family transcriptional regulator — MSTVQQAAAQPTANPPGPTGGGKRRLLPRAERRAQILDAAASAFAQRGYSDTAMDEVAARAGITKLIVYRHFGSKTELYQAVLESVFARLATEVTDRIPAMVGRGAVPSALMVVAREQPDALRLLMVHSSREPEFDELVKRFDAVAWSVAASVLDPTGDDEVDRWQARTLADFVVGGVLGWVEHGDPTRDDEVVARLAAGAARLAAGWRDRELDDPAGSVAAHRQTCGQTADLEDDR; from the coding sequence ATGTCCACCGTTCAACAAGCGGCGGCGCAGCCGACGGCCAACCCCCCGGGTCCCACGGGTGGCGGCAAACGCCGTCTCCTGCCCAGGGCGGAGCGGCGGGCGCAGATCCTGGATGCGGCAGCTTCGGCGTTCGCCCAGCGCGGCTACTCCGACACGGCCATGGACGAGGTGGCGGCCCGGGCGGGCATCACCAAGTTGATCGTCTACCGGCATTTCGGCTCCAAGACCGAGCTGTATCAGGCGGTGCTCGAGTCGGTCTTCGCCCGCTTGGCCACCGAGGTCACCGACCGCATTCCAGCCATGGTGGGCAGAGGCGCCGTGCCCAGTGCATTGATGGTGGTGGCCCGCGAGCAGCCCGATGCGCTCCGCCTCCTCATGGTGCACAGCTCGCGCGAACCCGAGTTCGACGAACTGGTCAAGCGCTTTGACGCCGTCGCCTGGTCGGTCGCCGCTTCGGTGCTCGATCCCACCGGCGACGACGAGGTTGATCGCTGGCAGGCCCGAACCCTGGCGGACTTCGTGGTCGGCGGTGTGCTGGGCTGGGTGGAACACGGCGATCCCACCCGCGACGACGAGGTGGTGGCCCGCCTGGCCGCCGGTGCGGCCCGGTTGGCGGCCGGCTGGCGGGATCGGGAACTGGACGATCCGGCCGGGAGCGTTGCCGCTCATCGGCAGACGTGCGGTCAAACCGCAGACCTGGAGGACGATCGTTGA
- a CDS encoding class I SAM-dependent rRNA methyltransferase, with translation MLERLPPVGERRLAVRVTADALRQIRGRHPWVYERSMTSINHQGAAGDLAIVFDNKRKFAAIGLYDPDSPIAIRILHVGRPVQIDQHFWTERVMAAAARRAPLVAAEPGARPAYRLINGENDAMPGFVVDRYADTLVIKLYSPVWFPHLAVLVDALLAATGAGSVVLRLARNVAAGQTFGLADGDVIAGHLDDAPVRFTEGGLVFEADVRRGQKTGHFLDQRANRLRVGRLAEGCDVLDVFASTGGFSVHAAAGGACSVHSVDLSAPTLAAAKANLALNIDRSEVAACVHTTEVGDAFEVMSTLARSGAGYDVVVIDPPSFAQKQSSVEGAVRAYARLTHLALPLLRPGGVLVQASCSSRVSADQFFAAVLGAADVAGDQLDELARTGADLDHPVTFPEGAYLKAGFWRVR, from the coding sequence GTGTTGGAACGCCTCCCACCGGTTGGTGAACGTCGCCTGGCCGTGCGGGTCACGGCCGACGCATTACGCCAAATTCGGGGGCGGCACCCCTGGGTGTACGAGCGTTCGATGACCTCGATCAACCACCAGGGCGCGGCGGGCGACCTGGCCATCGTCTTCGATAACAAGCGCAAGTTTGCGGCCATTGGGCTGTACGACCCCGACTCCCCCATTGCGATCCGGATCCTCCACGTCGGCAGGCCCGTCCAGATCGATCAGCACTTCTGGACCGAGCGGGTGATGGCGGCCGCCGCCCGTCGGGCACCGCTCGTCGCCGCAGAGCCCGGGGCTCGACCCGCCTACCGGCTGATCAACGGCGAAAACGACGCCATGCCCGGGTTTGTTGTCGACCGGTACGCCGACACGCTGGTGATCAAGCTGTACTCGCCGGTGTGGTTCCCACACCTGGCGGTGTTGGTGGACGCCCTGCTCGCCGCAACCGGGGCCGGCTCGGTGGTGTTGCGGCTGGCCCGAAACGTGGCTGCCGGGCAGACCTTTGGCCTGGCCGACGGTGACGTGATCGCCGGGCACCTCGACGATGCGCCGGTCCGCTTCACCGAGGGCGGCCTGGTCTTCGAAGCCGACGTGCGCCGCGGCCAAAAGACCGGCCACTTTCTTGACCAACGCGCCAACCGCCTACGGGTGGGCCGGTTGGCCGAAGGTTGCGATGTTCTCGACGTGTTCGCCTCTACGGGCGGGTTCAGCGTGCACGCCGCCGCAGGGGGCGCCTGCAGCGTGCACAGCGTCGATCTGTCGGCACCCACGCTGGCGGCCGCCAAGGCCAACCTGGCGCTCAATATCGATCGCAGCGAGGTTGCCGCCTGCGTCCACACCACCGAGGTGGGCGACGCGTTCGAGGTGATGAGCACCCTGGCCCGCTCGGGTGCCGGCTACGACGTCGTCGTGATCGATCCGCCCTCGTTCGCCCAGAAACAATCGAGCGTGGAAGGTGCAGTGCGCGCCTATGCCCGCCTCACCCACCTGGCCCTGCCACTGCTTCGCCCCGGCGGCGTGTTGGTGCAGGCATCGTGTTCCAGCCGGGTGTCGGCCGATCAGTTCTTCGCTGCCGTGCTGGGCGCGGCCGACGTGGCCGGCGACCAACTCGACGAATTGGCCCGCACCGGCGCCGATCTTGACCACCCGGTGACCTTTCCCGAAGGCGCCTACCTCAAGGCTGGTTTCTGGCGGGTCCGCTGA
- a CDS encoding alpha/beta fold hydrolase, which produces MPSVNANGITIGYETFGDGEPLLLIMGLGAQLTDWPDGFLELLVEQGFGVIAMDNRDQGLSTEFDWDPPSQARSVLGLMAKRPPKTGYLLADMADDAAGLLEALNVDSAHIVGASMGGMIAQSLAIGHPERVRSLTSIMSNTGDRKHGGIAPRLLPAMARMPEPTRETAVERSIATFKLIGGPHWDEAAHRARAERSLARAFRPKGTNRQTAAIMASPDRTDGLRRLSSPTLVIHGLADPLVRPTGGIATAKAVRDSRLLMFPDMGHDIPAPRHPEMIDAIRRNAERAR; this is translated from the coding sequence ATGCCCTCCGTCAACGCCAACGGCATCACCATCGGTTACGAAACCTTCGGCGACGGCGAACCGCTGCTGCTGATCATGGGGCTGGGTGCCCAGCTGACCGACTGGCCCGACGGTTTTCTCGAACTGCTGGTCGAGCAGGGCTTCGGGGTGATCGCCATGGACAACCGGGATCAAGGGCTGTCCACAGAGTTCGACTGGGACCCACCGTCGCAGGCCCGCTCGGTCCTCGGCCTGATGGCCAAACGGCCCCCGAAGACCGGCTACCTGCTGGCTGACATGGCCGACGACGCAGCAGGGCTACTCGAGGCGCTCAACGTTGATTCGGCACACATCGTGGGCGCCTCGATGGGCGGCATGATCGCTCAGAGCCTGGCCATCGGCCACCCCGAGCGTGTGAGGTCGCTGACCTCGATCATGTCCAACACCGGCGATCGCAAGCATGGTGGCATCGCCCCCCGGCTGCTGCCGGCGATGGCCCGCATGCCCGAACCAACCCGCGAAACGGCGGTCGAACGGTCGATTGCAACCTTCAAGTTGATCGGCGGTCCGCACTGGGACGAGGCCGCCCATCGGGCCAGGGCCGAACGCAGCCTGGCTCGGGCCTTCCGCCCCAAGGGGACCAACCGGCAAACGGCCGCCATCATGGCCAGCCCCGATCGCACCGACGGGCTACGTCGGCTCAGCTCACCCACCCTGGTGATCCATGGGCTGGCAGACCCTCTGGTCCGCCCCACCGGCGGCATCGCCACCGCCAAGGCCGTCCGCGATTCACGCCTGCTGATGTTTCCGGATATGGGCCATGACATCCCGGCGCCCCGTCACCCTGAAATGATCGACGCCATCCGCCGAAACGCCGAACGAGCCAGGTGA
- a CDS encoding TrmH family RNA methyltransferase gives MAVTKPDPDPAFDEPRRVGVGPHPQPWPDDSRLDPDLLANGDQRNVVDRYRYWRTEAVKADLDERRHPFHVAIENWQHDLNIGSIVRTANAFLAEEVHIVGRRRWNKRGAMVTDRYQHVRHHPDVDALIAWAAEADLEVVAIDNTPSSQPIESVELPRRVLLLFGQEGPGLTDEASAGASATYSIAQYGSTRSINASVAAGIAMHAWIRSHAESLG, from the coding sequence GTGGCGGTGACCAAACCCGATCCCGACCCCGCATTCGACGAGCCGCGGCGGGTCGGTGTGGGACCACACCCCCAACCATGGCCGGACGACAGCCGGCTTGATCCGGACTTGTTGGCAAATGGAGATCAGCGCAACGTGGTGGATCGTTACCGCTACTGGCGCACCGAGGCGGTGAAGGCCGACCTCGACGAGCGACGCCATCCGTTTCACGTGGCCATCGAGAACTGGCAGCACGACCTCAACATCGGGTCGATCGTCCGCACCGCCAACGCCTTCCTGGCCGAGGAGGTGCACATCGTGGGTCGGCGCCGCTGGAACAAGCGCGGCGCCATGGTGACCGACAGATACCAGCACGTCCGCCATCACCCCGACGTCGACGCGCTGATCGCCTGGGCCGCCGAGGCGGATCTCGAGGTGGTGGCCATCGACAACACGCCTTCGTCCCAACCGATCGAGTCGGTCGAGCTGCCGCGCCGGGTGCTGTTGCTGTTTGGCCAGGAGGGCCCGGGCCTCACCGACGAGGCCTCGGCGGGAGCTTCGGCCACCTACTCGATCGCCCAGTACGGGTCGACGCGATCGATCAACGCCTCGGTGGCCGCCGGGATCGCCATGCACGCCTGGATACGCAGCCACGCCGAATCGCTCGGGTGA
- the panD gene encoding aspartate 1-decarboxylase, with the protein MRRRMLKSKIHRATVTDANLHYVGSITIDVELMELADLLNGEQVAIVDIDNGSRLETYVIEGERGSGTICLNGAAARLVQTGDKVIIMSYGEYEPEEMDGYAATVVHVGDDNRVMLVDDNPAGAVPDTVAAN; encoded by the coding sequence ATGCGCCGCCGCATGCTCAAATCCAAGATTCACCGCGCCACGGTGACCGACGCCAACCTCCACTACGTGGGTTCGATCACCATCGACGTCGAGTTGATGGAACTGGCCGATCTCCTCAACGGCGAACAGGTGGCCATCGTCGACATCGACAACGGATCGCGCCTGGAGACCTACGTCATCGAAGGCGAGCGGGGCTCGGGCACCATCTGCCTGAACGGCGCCGCTGCACGGCTGGTGCAGACGGGCGACAAGGTGATCATCATGAGCTACGGCGAATACGAACCTGAGGAGATGGACGGCTACGCGGCCACGGTCGTGCACGTTGGTGACGACAACCGGGTGATGCTGGTCGACGACAACCCTGCCGGGGCGGTGCCGGACACCGTGGCAGCCAACTGA